The following proteins are co-located in the Desulfoscipio sp. XC116 genome:
- a CDS encoding MFS transporter translates to MNNNWKRNTVIFLAGQSLSLFGTSLVQYAILWYITLNTQSGVMMTIYIICGFLPTFFLSPFAGVWADRYNRKLIIMLSDSIIALSTLFLAVLFLMGYNALWLLFLMGAVRATGSGVQTPAVGAFLPQIVPQKQLTRVNGIMGSIQAAVALVSPMVSGALLTVASIEAIFFIDVVTAAIAVLALLLFLQVPVHAKALEKQPLGYFSDMREGIIYIKNNAYIKQFFIFCTFFFFLIAPAAFLTPLQVARSFGSDVWRLTAIEITFSIGMIAGGLIMTAWGGFKNRVHTMTLSILVSGAGTVALGLVPVFWIYLAIMGAIGVTMPLFNTPSMVLIQEKVEESYMGRIFGVFSMIASSMMPLGMLVFGPVADSIKIEWLLVGTGALLFIQGFFLLGSRTMLEAGQPVEKPDR, encoded by the coding sequence ATGAATAATAATTGGAAAAGAAATACGGTAATCTTTCTGGCCGGCCAGAGCCTGTCGCTTTTCGGCACGTCCCTTGTACAGTACGCGATCCTGTGGTACATCACCTTAAATACGCAGTCGGGCGTGATGATGACTATATATATTATTTGCGGGTTTTTACCCACCTTTTTTCTTTCTCCCTTTGCCGGGGTCTGGGCTGATCGTTATAATCGGAAGCTGATTATTATGCTGTCCGATTCTATAATTGCGTTATCAACCCTGTTTTTGGCCGTACTGTTTCTCATGGGTTACAACGCGCTGTGGCTGCTCTTTTTGATGGGCGCAGTCCGTGCCACCGGCTCCGGTGTGCAAACGCCGGCGGTGGGAGCTTTTCTGCCGCAGATTGTGCCCCAGAAGCAGCTTACCAGGGTAAACGGGATTATGGGGAGCATCCAGGCCGCGGTTGCGCTGGTATCACCCATGGTCAGTGGCGCGCTGCTTACCGTGGCCAGTATTGAAGCCATATTTTTTATCGATGTTGTCACAGCGGCTATCGCTGTATTGGCGTTGCTGCTGTTCCTCCAGGTGCCCGTTCATGCCAAGGCGTTGGAAAAGCAACCCCTCGGTTATTTCAGCGATATGCGCGAAGGCATTATCTACATTAAAAATAATGCTTACATTAAGCAGTTCTTTATTTTTTGCACTTTTTTCTTTTTCCTGATTGCGCCGGCGGCATTTTTAACGCCGCTCCAGGTGGCGCGCAGTTTCGGCAGCGATGTCTGGCGGCTTACGGCAATTGAAATAACCTTTTCCATCGGCATGATCGCGGGCGGTTTAATCATGACCGCCTGGGGCGGCTTTAAAAACCGGGTGCATACCATGACCCTGTCAATACTGGTCAGCGGCGCCGGCACCGTCGCCCTGGGGCTGGTACCAGTCTTTTGGATCTACCTGGCTATCATGGGTGCGATTGGCGTGACCATGCCGCTTTTCAATACGCCCTCCATGGTTTTAATTCAGGAGAAGGTGGAGGAGAGTTATATGGGCCGGATATTCGGCGTGTTCAGCATGATCGCCAGTTCCATGATGCCCTTGGGTATGCTGGTGTTCGGGCCGGTGGCCGATTCCATAAAAATAGAATGGCTGCTCGTAGGGACCGGGGCGTTGCTTTTTATCCAGGGTTTTTTCCTGCTGGGCAGCAGGACGATGCTGGAAGCCGGTCAGCCGGTTGAAAAACCGGACCGGTAA
- a CDS encoding sigma factor G inhibitor Gin, which produces MKQGICIWGYYICSDCEEKICCLTMDSIDYEYYRNGFKSMWCLADNCSPSGNACF; this is translated from the coding sequence ATGAAACAAGGTATCTGTATTTGGGGATACTATATTTGCTCGGATTGTGAGGAAAAAATTTGTTGTTTAACTATGGACAGTATTGATTATGAGTATTATAGAAACGGGTTCAAAAGTATGTGGTGCTTGGCGGACAACTGTTCGCCCTCCGGCAATGCTTGTTTCTGA
- a CDS encoding YbaB/EbfC family nucleoid-associated protein: MGGNMAKMMKQVQKMQADMAKMQEELGNRTVESTAGGGVVRVVANGRQEIVAVEIKPEAVDPEDVEMLQDLVLTAVNEALKQAQDMMAKEMGKLTGGLNIPGLF; the protein is encoded by the coding sequence ATGGGTGGGAATATGGCTAAAATGATGAAGCAAGTGCAAAAAATGCAGGCCGATATGGCTAAAATGCAGGAAGAACTGGGCAATCGGACGGTGGAAAGCACCGCCGGCGGCGGTGTGGTGCGGGTGGTGGCCAATGGCCGCCAGGAAATCGTAGCTGTGGAAATTAAGCCCGAGGCGGTGGACCCGGAGGACGTGGAAATGCTTCAGGACCTGGTTCTGACTGCGGTCAACGAAGCATTAAAACAGGCCCAGGATATGATGGCCAAGGAAATGGGTAAATTAACCGGCGGGTTAAATATACCCGGCTTATTCTAA
- a CDS encoding thiamine pyrophosphate-dependent enzyme yields MSVQPAMPKCWRVESKPHKFCPGCGHGLVLKALGQAIDELGIQDKVVFGCDIGCSLLSWDFFNVDTVQTHHGRTTPVITGIKRANSEVTGIAYMGDGGGYAIGAQHLVSAATRNERITAILVNNTQYGMTGGQMAPTTLPGQKTETSPYGRDVNTAGYPTQGPEMVAAITQEGAYVARGTVANVKQLKGFIKKALENQMAGNGFSFVEVLSTCPTNWRTNAEDTWKFVEQEMTKYFKVGEIKVPGPREKEGQ; encoded by the coding sequence ATGTCAGTACAGCCTGCCATGCCCAAATGCTGGCGTGTGGAATCCAAACCCCATAAATTCTGTCCGGGTTGTGGCCACGGACTGGTGCTTAAAGCACTGGGACAGGCCATTGATGAGCTGGGCATTCAAGATAAGGTTGTTTTTGGCTGTGACATTGGCTGTTCGCTGTTGTCCTGGGACTTTTTCAATGTAGATACTGTACAAACTCACCACGGCCGCACAACACCGGTAATTACCGGTATCAAGCGGGCCAATTCGGAAGTAACCGGGATTGCTTACATGGGTGACGGCGGTGGTTACGCTATTGGCGCGCAGCATCTGGTAAGCGCGGCGACCCGTAACGAGCGGATTACGGCAATTTTGGTCAATAATACTCAGTATGGCATGACCGGCGGCCAGATGGCGCCGACTACCCTTCCTGGTCAGAAGACTGAAACTTCACCTTATGGCCGTGATGTAAACACTGCCGGTTATCCCACTCAGGGGCCGGAAATGGTGGCTGCTATCACTCAGGAAGGTGCCTATGTGGCCAGGGGTACCGTGGCCAATGTAAAGCAATTAAAGGGTTTTATTAAAAAAGCACTGGAAAATCAAATGGCCGGGAACGGGTTTAGTTTCGTGGAGGTATTATCCACCTGCCCCACCAACTGGCGTACCAACGCCGAAGATACCTGGAAATTTGTTGAGCAAGAAATGACCAAATATTTTAAGGTAGGGGAAATTAAAGTACCCGGTCCCCGGGAGAAGGAGGGACAGTAA
- a CDS encoding transketolase C-terminal domain-containing protein encodes MPEKPIQGEKRVFMTGNEVVAWAAAAAEADIMYGYPITPQNEIMHYWTRMLPKYGRRFLQTEDELSAGFTTAGGVLAGRRAFTATAGPGNTLMQEPLSMAEAMRLPVVVIVQQRGGPSTATVIYSQQEVTLTTLGGNGEGLRVVYSTATHQELFDYTIKSFNTAWKYRFPTFVLGDGYQAKMRESLTMYDPASRGITMVPTEPYVGMAGMPGVDREPTHLRNTYNVEEELFEVLENYLADYAKAAPEIAEYDAFDTDDAELVVISHGVVSRACKAAVKELREEGYKVGYFRPITLRPLPADQLRDVAGKAKQLLVVESANGQLDRLIKEVIYGNTTEMLSLFKPGVGITTEEVVARVKEIKG; translated from the coding sequence ATGCCAGAAAAACCGATTCAAGGTGAAAAAAGGGTGTTCATGACCGGTAATGAAGTAGTGGCTTGGGCCGCCGCAGCGGCTGAGGCCGATATCATGTACGGTTACCCCATAACGCCCCAGAATGAGATTATGCATTACTGGACCAGGATGTTGCCCAAGTACGGCCGCAGGTTTTTGCAGACCGAGGATGAGCTGTCGGCGGGATTCACTACTGCGGGCGGCGTACTGGCCGGCAGAAGGGCCTTTACCGCCACCGCCGGTCCGGGTAATACATTAATGCAGGAACCCCTGAGCATGGCCGAGGCCATGCGGCTGCCGGTGGTAGTGATTGTGCAGCAGCGCGGCGGTCCTTCCACCGCTACGGTGATTTATTCACAGCAGGAAGTCACCTTGACCACGCTGGGCGGCAACGGCGAAGGATTAAGGGTGGTTTACTCTACCGCTACCCACCAGGAGCTTTTTGATTACACAATCAAGTCCTTTAATACCGCGTGGAAATACCGTTTCCCCACCTTTGTACTGGGTGATGGTTACCAGGCCAAGATGAGAGAGTCGCTAACCATGTATGACCCTGCGTCACGGGGCATTACCATGGTGCCCACCGAGCCTTATGTGGGCATGGCCGGGATGCCGGGAGTGGATAGGGAACCGACTCATTTAAGAAATACTTACAATGTGGAAGAAGAGCTGTTCGAGGTGCTGGAAAATTACCTGGCCGATTATGCCAAAGCGGCGCCCGAGATTGCTGAATACGATGCCTTTGATACCGATGATGCCGAGTTGGTGGTAATTTCCCACGGCGTGGTTTCCCGTGCCTGTAAGGCGGCGGTCAAGGAACTGCGGGAAGAAGGCTACAAGGTAGGCTATTTCCGTCCCATTACTCTGCGCCCGCTGCCGGCGGACCAGCTGCGGGATGTGGCCGGCAAGGCTAAACAGCTGCTGGTGGTGGAATCCGCCAATGGGCAGTTGGACAGATTGATTAAAGAAGTTATTTATGGAAACACAACAGAAATGCTATCCTTGTTTAAGCCGGGTGTGGGTATTACCACCGAGGAAGTGGTAGCCCGTGTGAAAGAAATAAAAGGCTAA
- a CDS encoding 2-oxoacid:acceptor oxidoreductase family protein has translation MAKPVKIVLAGEGGQGVQSVAQIIAEAANEEGREALYIPNFGVEQRGGVSVAYLQIGDEHIGAPKFQIGDIVVALSDRAVRRTKQYAGPETIYVYDSGIEDIEDELPKNAKKVLGIPAIEVSKNELHPRVFNIIIMGAVVKATEVVAVEDAKAALEKKLGYKFEKNPKLREMNFRAIERGMELVASIL, from the coding sequence ATGGCTAAGCCGGTAAAAATTGTTCTGGCTGGCGAGGGCGGCCAGGGGGTGCAATCGGTAGCCCAGATTATCGCCGAGGCGGCTAACGAGGAAGGGCGCGAGGCGCTGTATATACCTAATTTCGGTGTGGAACAGCGGGGCGGTGTTTCCGTAGCCTATCTGCAGATTGGCGATGAGCATATAGGAGCGCCCAAGTTTCAAATCGGTGATATCGTTGTGGCCTTAAGTGACCGGGCCGTTCGACGCACCAAGCAGTATGCAGGGCCTGAAACCATATATGTTTATGACTCGGGCATTGAAGATATTGAAGATGAGTTGCCCAAGAACGCTAAAAAAGTACTGGGCATTCCAGCTATTGAGGTATCCAAGAATGAGCTGCATCCCCGCGTGTTTAACATTATTATCATGGGTGCGGTGGTGAAGGCCACCGAGGTGGTGGCCGTGGAGGACGCCAAGGCGGCTTTGGAGAAAAAGCTGGGCTATAAATTCGAGAAGAATCCCAAGCTTCGGGAAATGAATTTCCGGGCTATTGAACGCGGCATGGAATTAGTGGCCAGCATACTGTAA
- a CDS encoding pro-sigmaK processing inhibitor BofA family protein has product MEWNLLVIGSMALLGLYIMTTAMYRPLRWLLKSAWCLVVGTVLLILLNWGLEFLDMHVSYNPFTVLVAGILQLPGLVMLVLMNHWFV; this is encoded by the coding sequence ATGGAATGGAATTTGCTTGTTATAGGATCGATGGCGCTGCTGGGCCTGTATATTATGACTACTGCCATGTACAGGCCGCTGCGCTGGCTTTTAAAGTCGGCTTGGTGTTTGGTTGTTGGTACGGTGCTCTTAATATTGCTAAATTGGGGCTTGGAATTTTTGGATATGCATGTGTCTTACAATCCCTTTACTGTGCTGGTGGCCGGTATATTACAGCTGCCCGGTCTGGTTATGTTGGTTTTAATGAACCACTGGTTTGTATGA
- the dnaX gene encoding DNA polymerase III subunit gamma/tau: MVSYLALYRQWRPQQLSDLVGQKHVTETLRNALMADKVSHAYLFCGPRGTGKTSTAKVLARAINCPERQGGEPCNRCRNCREILSGATMDVIEIDAASNRGIDEIRELKENIKYFPSLGGKRIYIVDEVHMLTNEAFNALLKTLEEPPGHVVFVLATTEPHKVPLTILSRCQRFDFRPLPNELIAKRLEEVAAKSNFNVDGDAMRAITRAAGGSMRDALSVLDQALLLSGEAAVTADTVYSILGTVSEDVLLDLVTGLAGKKAADVLKQMAVIVAEGKDLQQLVRELTEYLRRLLVVCLVPEGTGETGFGTPPAELLQLFTRNQLIRAIDRLVEAEQTMRRSAHPRVVLELALVRIMDDDDMPPIDELLYRIERLEQALAGGEQSEQRGQRLPGVNNASVKDVPVLQGSRQPALKSPAVEVNTQAGFLIDGKQPKSGNTIANQVIVPVPGVADNNTAAGPLSPVAPNSEDDSRSSFGLEKSPADTPDPVAAAEKTGAAALQTVQQAAPKSGSAATSPDRQAAHNVQDDPRYSIGQLKKWWPEIMAMVKKANPIAYTCLCQAWPAEIKEHCLVLGVPRGDIFIKDMAGDPEIKQLLTKTLDSVTRLTWQIRCDFYDAPPPGWLKKSEQLDAEEAISLFQGAVVPLEKDLDNK, translated from the coding sequence ATGGTGAGTTATCTGGCTTTATACCGGCAGTGGCGGCCGCAGCAGTTAAGTGATCTGGTGGGACAAAAGCATGTGACTGAGACACTGCGCAATGCATTGATGGCGGACAAAGTGAGCCACGCTTATTTATTCTGCGGGCCTCGGGGCACAGGTAAAACCAGCACGGCCAAGGTGCTGGCCCGGGCTATTAATTGCCCGGAGCGGCAGGGGGGTGAACCGTGCAACCGGTGCCGGAATTGTCGGGAAATATTATCCGGTGCTACCATGGATGTAATTGAAATTGACGCTGCTTCCAACCGGGGTATTGATGAAATACGCGAGTTGAAGGAGAATATAAAATATTTTCCTTCGCTGGGAGGTAAACGGATATACATAGTGGATGAAGTGCATATGCTCACCAACGAGGCCTTCAATGCTTTGCTGAAAACATTGGAAGAGCCGCCCGGGCATGTGGTGTTCGTGCTGGCCACCACGGAGCCGCATAAGGTGCCCCTGACCATACTATCCCGTTGTCAGCGCTTTGATTTCCGTCCCCTACCTAACGAATTAATCGCCAAACGTTTGGAAGAAGTAGCGGCTAAGAGTAATTTTAACGTGGACGGGGATGCGATGCGGGCTATTACCCGGGCCGCCGGAGGCAGTATGCGGGATGCCTTGAGTGTGTTGGACCAGGCGCTTTTGTTAAGCGGGGAAGCCGCCGTAACTGCCGATACGGTGTACAGTATTTTAGGTACGGTGTCTGAAGATGTGCTGCTTGATTTAGTCACCGGATTGGCGGGAAAAAAAGCGGCTGACGTATTAAAGCAAATGGCCGTTATTGTTGCCGAGGGTAAAGATTTGCAACAGCTGGTCAGGGAATTAACGGAATATCTGCGCCGGTTACTGGTGGTTTGTCTGGTTCCCGAAGGCACGGGGGAAACCGGGTTTGGTACGCCCCCGGCGGAATTGTTGCAGTTGTTTACGCGCAATCAGCTGATCAGGGCTATAGATCGCCTGGTGGAGGCCGAGCAGACCATGCGCCGCAGCGCGCATCCGAGGGTAGTGCTGGAGTTGGCGTTGGTGCGGATTATGGATGACGATGATATGCCGCCGATAGATGAACTGTTGTACAGGATTGAGCGGCTTGAACAGGCGCTGGCCGGTGGGGAACAGTCAGAACAGCGCGGGCAAAGGCTGCCGGGTGTTAATAACGCGTCCGTGAAGGATGTTCCGGTGCTGCAAGGCAGCCGTCAACCAGCGCTTAAGTCTCCGGCGGTGGAGGTAAACACCCAGGCCGGTTTCCTGATTGATGGCAAGCAGCCTAAATCGGGTAATACTATAGCTAATCAAGTTATTGTGCCGGTGCCTGGCGTTGCTGACAATAATACGGCTGCCGGGCCGTTGTCGCCGGTTGCCCCCAATAGTGAAGATGATTCCCGGTCCTCGTTCGGGCTGGAGAAGTCACCTGCCGACACTCCCGACCCGGTGGCGGCTGCTGAAAAAACCGGTGCAGCGGCGCTTCAAACGGTTCAGCAAGCTGCGCCAAAGTCCGGTAGTGCCGCGACGTCTCCCGACCGGCAAGCTGCGCACAATGTTCAAGATGACCCCCGCTATAGTATTGGACAACTTAAGAAGTGGTGGCCGGAAATAATGGCCATGGTTAAAAAAGCTAATCCGATTGCCTATACCTGCTTGTGCCAGGCCTGGCCCGCGGAAATAAAAGAACATTGTTTGGTGTTGGGTGTGCCCCGGGGAGATATTTTTATCAAGGATATGGCGGGGGATCCCGAGATCAAGCAATTGTTGACTAAAACGCTGGATTCAGTTACCCGCTTGACTTGGCAGATACGCTGCGATTTTTACGATGCTCCGCCGCCGGGCTGGCTAAAGAAATCGGAACAATTGGATGCTGAGGAAGCGATAAGTCTGTTTCAGGGTGCGGTGGTGCCCCTGGAAAAGGATTTGGATAATAAATAA
- a CDS encoding TetR/AcrR family transcriptional regulator, whose translation MEHKSTLVKLKENEREIRKDLIINASINLFARKPFNQVSIRDIAAEAGISPASIYRYFSDRDELFLEALYREAKVIGENLAKLFEENKNASIEKMACDFVAYLADHDSFFQMMTHFMIDGGISEKSLEKFNTIERYLLNIFDNIFIRIGLKQNVRLVSHAFFAALNGILITFRKYPGRNEEEIGKHMLKLASVTAEIFKNGATKL comes from the coding sequence ATGGAACATAAATCTACTTTAGTTAAGCTAAAAGAAAATGAGCGGGAAATTAGAAAAGATCTTATCATTAATGCATCCATCAACCTTTTTGCCCGTAAGCCATTCAATCAGGTGAGCATACGTGATATCGCCGCTGAGGCGGGAATATCACCGGCTTCCATCTATCGTTACTTCTCAGATCGTGATGAATTATTTCTTGAAGCATTATACCGTGAAGCCAAGGTTATCGGAGAAAACTTGGCAAAGCTATTTGAGGAGAATAAAAATGCCTCCATTGAAAAAATGGCCTGCGATTTCGTGGCATATCTAGCAGACCATGATTCGTTTTTCCAGATGATGACGCACTTTATGATAGACGGAGGGATAAGTGAAAAATCACTGGAAAAGTTTAACACAATAGAACGTTACTTACTTAATATTTTTGATAATATCTTTATCAGGATAGGCCTTAAACAAAATGTACGTCTTGTGTCACATGCTTTTTTTGCGGCCTTAAACGGAATACTAATCACCTTTAGAAAATATCCGGGACGGAACGAAGAGGAAATAGGGAAGCATATGCTAAAATTGGCTTCAGTAACAGCGGAAATATTTAAAAATGGCGCTACCAAGTTATAA
- a CDS encoding 4Fe-4S dicluster domain-containing protein → MAQTFEGRTLEVEKGFWTLFPGLCKGCGLCIQKCPKKCMSWSDVLGVYGTPSVEINDECIACGICQNFCPDCAIAVEKKKEKKEQN, encoded by the coding sequence ATGGCTCAAACCTTCGAGGGGCGTACCCTGGAAGTGGAAAAAGGTTTTTGGACATTGTTCCCCGGGCTTTGCAAGGGATGTGGCCTGTGCATTCAAAAGTGTCCCAAAAAGTGCATGAGCTGGTCCGATGTGCTGGGGGTATACGGTACGCCTTCGGTAGAGATAAACGATGAATGCATTGCATGCGGCATCTGTCAGAATTTCTGTCCGGATTGCGCTATAGCAGTGGAGAAAAAGAAAGAAAAAAAAGAACAGAACTAA
- the recR gene encoding recombination mediator RecR, which yields MQYAGAVSRLIGELAGLPGIGSKTAQRLAFFLLSAPPEVAGSLAEAIREARDKVRQCSVCGNLTDVDPCPVCTNETRNNGVICVVQDPRDVAAIEKYRGFKGVYHVLHGALSPLAGVGPQELNIKSLLARLAGGAVREVILATNPDVEGDATALYLARLIKPLGVKVTRIAHGLPVGAHLEYADEVTLGRAIEGRREIE from the coding sequence ATGCAATACGCCGGCGCGGTATCACGCTTGATCGGCGAATTGGCCGGATTACCCGGGATTGGCTCCAAAACGGCGCAACGTTTGGCTTTTTTTTTGTTGAGCGCTCCCCCGGAGGTGGCCGGCAGCCTGGCGGAGGCTATCAGGGAGGCCAGGGATAAGGTGCGGCAGTGTTCGGTTTGCGGTAATCTGACCGATGTAGACCCTTGCCCGGTATGTACTAACGAGACGCGCAACAACGGAGTAATCTGTGTGGTGCAGGATCCCAGGGATGTTGCGGCCATAGAAAAATACCGGGGTTTTAAAGGTGTCTATCATGTGTTGCATGGCGCTCTTTCACCCCTGGCGGGTGTGGGGCCTCAGGAATTGAATATTAAAAGCCTGCTGGCCCGTCTGGCAGGCGGCGCGGTGCGGGAAGTGATTTTAGCCACCAACCCGGATGTGGAGGGGGATGCCACCGCGCTCTATTTAGCTCGGCTGATTAAACCCCTTGGTGTAAAGGTGACCAGAATAGCCCATGGTTTGCCGGTGGGCGCTCACCTGGAATACGCCGATGAAGTAACCCTGGGCAGGGCTATTGAGGGCCGCCGGGAAATAGAGTGA
- a CDS encoding long-chain-fatty-acid--CoA ligase produces MINIGRLMSNRAYLSPGLEAFVGENYRFTYDQTNKRVNQLAVYLKEQKISRGERIAVLCKNNHYFAAALFAAAKIGAIVIPLNWRLQAQELTYIINDCGAFLILYDDEFSPMIEKLRSTTPIRLFLRAGGAGPDPEFEEVLSGQSTYEPDEVMSKGEDTAVIMYTSGTTGKPKGAMLTHNNLFSASVALSHTIDWRYRDRFLAVAPFFHIGGLAPLITNVHKGCTIVFMPNFDPMSAWTIIENEKINNLMSVPLMLLAMLKVPGVEKLNLKALRTIICGGAPVPDSLIRAYLGIGIKVEQVYGITEYSGAVAFWTHEMPLEKSVSMGKPVFCGDIKIISPETDRELSPGEVGEILCGGPQVFKGYWNNPEATEKALVGEWYHSGDLGKKDEDGFVYVIDRLKDMIISGGENIYSAELETVISTHPAVAEVAVVGVPDSRWGEIPRAYIVKKPDTDVTVQDIVTICKQNLAGYKCVKEVRFVDTLPRNAVGKILKNVLKQQFS; encoded by the coding sequence ATGATAAATATTGGTAGATTGATGAGTAATCGTGCCTATCTTTCACCTGGTCTTGAAGCATTTGTGGGGGAAAATTATCGGTTTACCTACGACCAGACCAATAAACGTGTAAACCAATTAGCCGTTTACTTGAAAGAACAAAAAATTTCCCGTGGTGAACGTATAGCTGTTTTGTGTAAAAACAATCATTACTTTGCTGCAGCTTTGTTTGCAGCAGCTAAAATTGGCGCAATTGTGATCCCGCTTAATTGGCGCTTACAGGCTCAGGAGTTAACCTATATTATAAACGATTGCGGTGCTTTCTTGATTTTATACGATGATGAGTTTAGCCCAATGATAGAAAAATTACGCTCAACCACACCAATACGTCTGTTTTTAAGAGCGGGAGGGGCGGGACCGGACCCTGAGTTTGAGGAAGTTCTATCCGGGCAATCCACCTATGAACCTGATGAGGTAATGAGCAAGGGTGAAGATACGGCAGTAATTATGTACACTTCCGGTACTACAGGTAAACCTAAAGGCGCCATGTTAACCCACAATAATCTTTTCTCAGCTTCAGTGGCCCTTTCCCATACGATTGACTGGCGCTATCGCGACCGTTTCCTTGCGGTGGCGCCATTCTTCCATATTGGTGGTCTTGCCCCGCTGATAACTAACGTTCACAAAGGCTGTACAATAGTTTTTATGCCTAACTTTGACCCCATGTCCGCCTGGACGATTATTGAAAACGAGAAAATTAATAATTTGATGTCTGTCCCCTTGATGTTGCTTGCCATGCTTAAAGTTCCGGGTGTGGAAAAATTAAATTTGAAAGCTTTGCGAACTATAATATGCGGAGGGGCGCCGGTACCGGACAGCTTAATAAGAGCCTACCTGGGAATAGGCATAAAAGTTGAACAGGTATACGGAATAACCGAATACTCCGGTGCGGTTGCCTTCTGGACTCACGAAATGCCACTGGAGAAAAGCGTTTCTATGGGCAAGCCTGTCTTTTGCGGCGACATCAAGATTATCAGCCCTGAAACTGATCGGGAGCTGTCCCCCGGTGAGGTTGGAGAGATACTTTGCGGTGGACCCCAGGTTTTTAAAGGCTATTGGAATAATCCTGAAGCTACAGAAAAGGCATTGGTCGGTGAGTGGTACCATTCAGGGGATCTTGGCAAAAAGGATGAAGATGGGTTTGTTTATGTGATTGACCGGTTAAAGGATATGATAATTAGCGGTGGTGAAAACATATATTCCGCTGAATTAGAGACAGTAATTAGCACCCATCCGGCAGTTGCTGAAGTGGCGGTTGTGGGTGTCCCCGATAGTAGGTGGGGCGAGATTCCCAGAGCGTATATTGTTAAGAAACCGGATACAGATGTAACTGTGCAGGATATAGTAACTATTTGTAAACAAAACCTTGCCGGTTATAAATGTGTCAAAGAGGTAAGATTTGTTGATACTCTTCCGAGAAATGCAGTAGGCAAAATACTAAAAAATGTCCTTAAACAGCAGTTTAGTTGA